The Polaribacter sp. Q13 sequence ATCGACATTTGTTAACGCACAAACTTTTGATATAGAAACAATTTTTCAATCAGGTCCTAATGATAGTCGAATTAATGTAGTTATTTTATCTGATGGCTACCAAAGTAATGAATTAGGCCAATTTGTAACAGATGCTACCAATTTTTCGAATGCTTTGTTTGCAGAAACACCTTATAAAGAATATAAAAACTATTTTAATGTTCATGCTATAAAAGTACCTTCTAATGAAAGTGGAGCAAACCACCCTGGTACAGGTACCAATGTTTCAGAACCAGCACACCCTATAAAAAGTGTAGATAATTATTTTGGTTCTACTTTTGATGCTTTTGGAAATCACAGATTACTTGTATCTAATAATGCTACCGTTTTTAACGTTTTAGCAAACAACTTTCCTAGTTACGACATTGTTTTAGTACTAGTGAACAGTCCGTATTATGGTGGTAGTGGTGGTGAAATTGCGGTAGCATCTCTTGATGTAAATTCGAATCAAATTGCTATACATGAATTAGGACACTCTTTTGTTAAACTTCTTGACGAGTATTATGCAACTGATGATTATTTGTTAGAAGGCATTAATACAACACAGGAAACAGACCCTACAAAAATTAAATGGACAAACTGGATAAACAAAAACGGAGTTGGTATATACCCGTATGGAGAAACCGGAACGGCTGCAAGTTGGTATAGACCACACCAAAACTGTAAAATGCGTCGCTTAAACCAACCTTTATGTTCAGTTTGTACAGAGGCTACAATAGAACAGATACATTCTATGACCTCGCCAATAGATACTTATTCTCCACAAAATACGGGTCCTATAGATTTATCTACACCTATAGATTTTACAATAAACACGATTAATCCATTACCAAACACCTTAGCTATATCATGGACTTTAAACGGAACGGTTGTAAATAGTGAAGACTATACGGTCTCTATTTCAAAAGAAGATTTAGTGAGTGGAAACAATCAACTACTAGCAACTATTGAAGATAAGTCTGCATTACTTAAAGTTGACAATCACGAAACCATACATTTTGCCACAACTCTTTGGAACATAAATTCTAGTACCTTAAGTATCGATGATATTTCCACAAATAGTTTTGACATAAAACTATTCCCAAACCCTACTCAGGATATTTTATATTTTGATATAACAAACAATAATGAAAACTATAATGTGTTTATTAGTGCTATTTCTGGAAAGCAATTGATTCAGAAAAAAATTAATAACATAAGCGGAAATCAAAATATTAGAATAGGCGCACTACCTTCGGGAGTCTATTTTATCAATTTTACATTTGAAAACGGATTAAAAATCTCTAAGAAAATAATTAAAGAATAAAAACAATCCTTTTTTAAAACCTCAAATTAGTTTCAAAAAATCTCAAAATATACATTTTGAGGTTTTTTTTTGATTCGACCTTTTCTTCTTATTAATAAAGCCACATCCTTTTTAACTTCTTATATATTTTAAAAAAAACTAACTTAGCAACTGAATATCTATATCATCAATCAGTATTTAAAATAATGGAGAATATAAAATACTACACACTATTAAAGAAATCTAACAAAACGCTTGTCGATTTATTAGCTGATGAATCAGATTTTTCTGAGATTCCTAACACTTGGCATGTAGTAGTTGTTGATGTTAAAAACTCTACCAAAGCTGTTGACGAAGGCAAACATCATCAGATAAACTTAACAGCAACAGGTGCAATAATTTCTGTTTTAAACACCATTAGAAAAGAAAAACAGCATATTGAAATTCCGTATTTTTTTGGTGGCGATGGTGCTACTTTTATTATTCCGAACTTGCTTCTTAAGAAAATTACAGTAGTATTAGAAAATTACAGTCTTCATATTAAAAGAAATATAAATTTAACTCTTAGAGTCGGACATATTCCTGTTCAGGATTTAAACACTCAAAAAACAGTTTTAAAAATAGTAAAACATCAACTTACAGATCAATTAGCAATTCCTATTATTTTAGGAAATGGACTAAAAAAAGCCGAAGCAATTATTAAAAGTACTTTTACAGAAATAGAAGATATTAACTTTAAAAAAGACCTTTTAAACTTAGAAGGGATGGAATGTAGATGGAAAGAAATTAATCCTGCACAGACAAAAAAGAAAGTTGTATGTTTATTATTAGATGCTGTAAACGAAAAAGATCAAAGAATTATTTATAGAGACATTCTTACTAAAATGGATACTATTTTTGGAACTTTTAATAGCAGACAACCCATAAAAACTAAAAGTTTAAAATTAAATTTTAGTATTTCTAAAATATGGGAAGAAATGAAAGTTACGCTCGCCAATAAAAACCTGACATATCTATTTAAAAATTGGCTTAAAACACTTGTTGGAAAATGGTATTTTAGTATGTCTGAAAATGGAAAACAATATTTAAACCAAGTAAGTCAATTATCGCACACTTTTATGCTAGACGGCATGATTAATACAATATTTACAGCAGAGCAACCTAAAATAGATCTTTTTACAGCCTATTTAAATCAACTAGAAAAAGAAAAAAAAGTTATTTATGGCCTACATGTAACGCACGCTTCTGTAATGTCTTGTTATGTATTAGATAGAAAAACAAAACATGCTCACTTTGTAGACGGTACAGAAGGTGGTTATACCTCTGCAGCAAAAATGTTTAAAGTAAAAATGAAAGCATTAAATTAGTTTTATACTTTGAATTTTATCAAAAACTAAAACAAATGTTTTTACATGTTGATTTTATCAAATCAAAAAACTAACTTTACTTTTTACTTATAATTATAGAATAAAAGGTTGACTAAAGACCTTACCGTTCTAATCAATTTTAAATCGAAAAACAATGTCACAAAATAATATGAATATAGCAGTACTTATAGACGGAGACAATATACCTTCTGCTCACGTTAAAGAAATGATGGAGGAAATTGCGAAGTATGGTAACCCCACCATTAAAAGAATTTATGGAGATTGGACGAGTCCACATTTGTCTAAATGGAAAAATTTATTACTCCAAAACGCCATTACTCCCATTCAACAATACGCGTATACCACAGGTAAAAATGCTACAGATTCTGCCATGATTATTGATGCCATGGACATTTTATATTCAGAAAAAGTAAATGGGTTTTGCTTAGTTTCTAGCGATAGTGATTTCACCAAACTTGCTACTAGATTAAGGGAAGCAGGACAGCAAGTTATTGGTATTGGAGAGAAAAAAACACCAACCCCTTTTATTGTAGCTTGTGATAAATTTATTTATATAGAAATTATTAGAAAGCAAACGGAAAAGAAAGAAAGTATTAGTACTAAAGACAATGAAAAAGATAATGTTGATAAAATAACTTCAAAAGTGATCAAGTTAATTTCTACAACTATAAATGATTTATCTGATGAAGAAGGTTGGGCATTTCTTGGAGATGTAGGTAGTTTACTTCAGAAAAAACAACCTAATTTTGATTCAAGAAATTATGGTTTTGATAAATTAACTCCACTAATTAAATCAATTGGTAAATTTGAATTAGATCAAAGAGAAAACTCAAAAAGTAGGTATAAATTGATTTTTGTAAAGAATAAATAATACCATAGTTTTACCCAAATAATTAATTTACAAAGCAGCAATTTGCCTTCTGTATATGCTATTAATTTTAACTATTTTTATTTATGTATATGTTATATATTTGACCTTAAATTTAAGAATAAATAAAATGAAAAAATTAACTCTTGCACTTTTTACAATGCTAGTAATTGCCTCTTGTACTAAAGAACATTCTAAAGAATACATTTCTTTATCGGGTAAACTAGAAAACAACACAGATTCTATCATAACCATTTCTGGGAGAACAGGTGTTGTTAAAACAATTTCTATAAATAAAGATGGTTCTTTTAAAGACTCTTTAAAAGTACCTAGAGTAGATGTTTATACATTTGAAACAAGTAGAGAAAAAAGAGCTCCATTATATTTAAAAAATGGATTTGACCTTACTATTAAAGGTGATGCAGAAAAATTTATGACAAGTTTAAAATATACTGGTGCAGGATCTTCTAACAGTAATTTTATAGCTGCTCAGATAGAAAAAAGCCAGGAAATTGGAAACCCTGCGGATATTTTTGCTTTAGACCAAGAAGCTTTTGATGCTAAAATGAGTTCATTAAAAAAAGATTTTGATGGTATTTTATCTTCTTATGATGATTTAGATAGTTCTTTAGTAGATATGGCTTCTAAACAAAATACACAAATGTTTGAATATTTTGAAAAAACGTACATATCTAATAAAGGTATGGCCAAAGGAAAAGCTTCTCCTAAATTTGAAAACTATGTAGATGTTAAAGGAGGTAAAAAATCTTTAGATTCTTTTAAAGGAAAATATGTATATATAGATGTTTGGGCTACTTGGTGTGGACCTTGTATTAGAGAAATTCCTTCTTTAAAAAGTATTGAAAAAGAATTCCATAATAAAAACATAGAATTTGTAAGTATTTCTACTGACGAATCTAGAAGAAGTGGTGGTACTTGGGAAGCTGCAGAGAAAAAATGGAGAGATTTTGTAAAAGAAAACAAATTAGGAGGTGTACAACTTTGGGCAGGACAAGACTTTAGTTTTCAACAAGAATATCAAATATCTGGTATACCAAGATTTATTTTAATAGATCCACAAGGTAATATTGTTGATGCAAATGCACCAAGACCTTCAGATCCTAGACTTAAAACTTTATTAGAATCTTTAGGTATTTAATAAAATAGTAAGCATAAAAAAAAAGCGAAATCTACATGTAGATTTCGCTTTTTTTTATGACTTTATAATTAGGGATTACTCTTTGTAAACCCCCATTGTAGCATATTTATCCATTCTTTGAGAAACTAAATCTACCTTGGTTAAGTCTTTCAATTCACCAAAAGCAGCAAGAATTTGTTCTTCTACAGCCTTAAAAGCTCCTGCTCTATCGGTATGTGCACCACCAACTGGTTCTTGTATAATTCCGTCAATTAACTTTAACCTCTTCATATCTGTACCTGTTAACTTTAAGGCAGCAGCAGCTTGTTCTTTATACTCCCAACTTCTCCATAAAATAGATGAACAAGATTCTGGAGAAATAACAGTATACCATGTATTTTCCATCATATACACTCTATCTCCTACTCCAATACCTACAGCTCCACCAGAAGCTCCTTCACCAATAACTACTGTAATAATTGGTGTTTTTAAACGTGTCATTTCAAGAATATTTCTAGCAATTGCTTCTCCCTGTCCTCGTTCTTCTGCTTCTAAACCAGGATAAGCTCCAGGTGTGTCTAACAAAGTAACCACAGGAATACCAAATTTTTCTGCCATTTTCATTAAACGCAACGCTTTTCTATAGCCTTCAGGATTCGCCATTCCAAAATTTCTGTATTGACGCGTTTTTGTATTGTATCCTTTTTGTTGACCAATAAACATAAACGATTGATCGCCAATTTTACCTAAACCACCTATCATGGCTTTATCATCTTTTACATTTCTGTCTCCATGGAGCTCCATAAAAGTATCTCCACAAAGGGCTTTAATATAATCTAAAGTATAAGGTCTATTAGGATGTCTAGATAATTGAACTCTTTGCCAAGGCGTTAAGTTTTTATAAATATCTTTCTTAGCTTTATCTAATTTTTTTTCGATTTTCTTACAAGTAGCACTTACATCTACATCACTTTCTTTACCAATTATTTGGCATTTATCTAGTTGATCTAAAAGCTCTTTAATAGGCATTTCAAAATCTAAATATTCCATATTGTAATTATTTGATTTTAGTTGTTTGGATAGACAAACATACTATAAAATTAATTGTTTTTTTTAAAAGAAGTTACTTTTTTCTAACAGCCTTAGCTTTAAGCTTATTTCTTATCACCGTTTTATTCTTTATAATTCCGTTTAATAAAACCACAAACAAAACTATAAATGCTCCAAAATAAAATTCTGGATTCATTTTTTCTTTATCACCAAAAATAAATAACGCCAAAATAATTGCATAAACAGGCTCTAAATTAATGGTTAGCATTACGGTATAGGGCGATATATATTTCATTACCTTAACCGAGGCTATAAAGGCATACGCTGTACAAATACTACTTAAAATAAAGAGATATATCCAATCTGATGTTGGAATCACAAAAAAGGATACCGAAAACCTGTTTGTAATTAAAAGATAAACAGATATAAAAAGCACACCAAAAGTTAATTGATATAATGATATTGTATCTGCTTCATATTTTTTAATAAAGAGACCATTAAAAACAGAAAACAATGCGCTTAAAAAAGACGATATTAAGGCATAAATAATTCCTAATTGATATTGACTTTCAAAATTAAAGATAATGTAAAGTCCTAAAATAACAATTAAGCCCAATACCATTTCTAAAGGATTAATTCTTCTTTTAAAGAAAACAGGCTCTATTAAAGCTACAAAGAAAGCTCCCGTGCTCATAGTTACCAAGGCCACAGAAACATTAGAAACCTTAATAGCTTTAAAGAAAAAAATCCAATGTAGCGCAATAATAACACCTGTAACAAAAAACTTTACAATTCCTTTATTATCTACTTTAAACGATTTCTTTTTGATTATAAAATACAGCACAATAAAAAGTACCGCTAAAGACATTCTATACCAAACTAACGGAATGGCCTGTAGGCTAATTAAAGCACCTAAAATAGCAGTAAACCCCCAAATAAAAACGATGAGGTGCAGCAGTAAATAGTTCTTTAATCTATTTTCTTGCATAAAAGTAGAGGTAAATGGCTAAACAACCAAAAACTATATTTGGAAGCCAAACATATAGAAGAGAGTTTACACCCGCAACTGCACCTAAAACCTCTGCTATTTTCATTATAAAAACATATAGAAACATAATACCAATACCCAATGCTAAATTAACCCCAGTACCTCCTCTTCTTTTTCTAAAAGCTAAAGCAACGGCAATAATTGTTAAGATATAAGAAGCTATTGGCAAGCTTGTTCTTTTATAAAATTCTACCAAATAGGCATTTAAATTTTTAACACCTCGTTTTTTAGAAACATTAATAAACTTAAGCAACTCATTAGAAGGCATTTCTTGTGCCAATGCAGATTTGTATATTAAATCTTTAGGTGTAAAATTAAAAACGGTATCAATTTTAGTTCCTGAAAAAATACTATCTCTATCCTTAAAAATTTTACGCATTCTCCAGTTAGATAAAATAAAAGTAGAATCTTTTTTGCTATAGCTTATTCTATCTGAAACTAGTTTTGATTTCATTTTTATTCCATCATAAACTTCTGATGTAAAATCGTAACCAGCATTAGATTCCGTATCAAAGCTTCGTATAAAAATATAGGTACTATCTGTAAGTTGTAAACTAAATTCTTTAACGTATTTTAACTCGTGATTTCGTCTACTACTATGAACATATTCTCTTTCAAACTTCTTTCTTTCTTTACTACTGTTTGGCACTACAAAATGATTCATACCTAAAGAAACAACTGTAATTAAAGTTGCTCCTACAAAATAAGGATATAATAATCGTGTAAATGAAACTTTTGCATTTGTAATGGCAATAATTTCTGTATTGTTAGATAGCTTAGATGTAAATAAAATAACAGCTATAAATAGTGCCAAAGGCATAAAAGTATTGGCGTAATAGATGATAAAGTTTTTATAATACTCATCTACAATTTGATAAAATCCTAAATCTTTATGCTCTAAAAAATTATCTATTTTTTCAGAAATATCTATAGCAATAGCAATAGGAATCAAGATTAATAGGGTAAACAAAAAAGTTACCAAAAATCGTTTTAATATGTACCAATCTATTATTTTCACCTATTTTGTGTAATTGTGTA is a genomic window containing:
- a CDS encoding acetyl-CoA carboxylase carboxyltransferase subunit alpha → MEYLDFEMPIKELLDQLDKCQIIGKESDVDVSATCKKIEKKLDKAKKDIYKNLTPWQRVQLSRHPNRPYTLDYIKALCGDTFMELHGDRNVKDDKAMIGGLGKIGDQSFMFIGQQKGYNTKTRQYRNFGMANPEGYRKALRLMKMAEKFGIPVVTLLDTPGAYPGLEAEERGQGEAIARNILEMTRLKTPIITVVIGEGASGGAVGIGVGDRVYMMENTWYTVISPESCSSILWRSWEYKEQAAAALKLTGTDMKRLKLIDGIIQEPVGGAHTDRAGAFKAVEEQILAAFGELKDLTKVDLVSQRMDKYATMGVYKE
- a CDS encoding DUF3095 family protein translates to MENIKYYTLLKKSNKTLVDLLADESDFSEIPNTWHVVVVDVKNSTKAVDEGKHHQINLTATGAIISVLNTIRKEKQHIEIPYFFGGDGATFIIPNLLLKKITVVLENYSLHIKRNINLTLRVGHIPVQDLNTQKTVLKIVKHQLTDQLAIPIILGNGLKKAEAIIKSTFTEIEDINFKKDLLNLEGMECRWKEINPAQTKKKVVCLLLDAVNEKDQRIIYRDILTKMDTIFGTFNSRQPIKTKSLKLNFSISKIWEEMKVTLANKNLTYLFKNWLKTLVGKWYFSMSENGKQYLNQVSQLSHTFMLDGMINTIFTAEQPKIDLFTAYLNQLEKEKKVIYGLHVTHASVMSCYVLDRKTKHAHFVDGTEGGYTSAAKMFKVKMKALN
- a CDS encoding DMT family transporter, whose amino-acid sequence is MQENRLKNYLLLHLIVFIWGFTAILGALISLQAIPLVWYRMSLAVLFIVLYFIIKKKSFKVDNKGIVKFFVTGVIIALHWIFFFKAIKVSNVSVALVTMSTGAFFVALIEPVFFKRRINPLEMVLGLIVILGLYIIFNFESQYQLGIIYALISSFLSALFSVFNGLFIKKYEADTISLYQLTFGVLFISVYLLITNRFSVSFFVIPTSDWIYLFILSSICTAYAFIASVKVMKYISPYTVMLTINLEPVYAIILALFIFGDKEKMNPEFYFGAFIVLFVVLLNGIIKNKTVIRNKLKAKAVRKK
- a CDS encoding TlpA disulfide reductase family protein, with the translated sequence MKKLTLALFTMLVIASCTKEHSKEYISLSGKLENNTDSIITISGRTGVVKTISINKDGSFKDSLKVPRVDVYTFETSREKRAPLYLKNGFDLTIKGDAEKFMTSLKYTGAGSSNSNFIAAQIEKSQEIGNPADIFALDQEAFDAKMSSLKKDFDGILSSYDDLDSSLVDMASKQNTQMFEYFEKTYISNKGMAKGKASPKFENYVDVKGGKKSLDSFKGKYVYIDVWATWCGPCIREIPSLKSIEKEFHNKNIEFVSISTDESRRSGGTWEAAEKKWRDFVKENKLGGVQLWAGQDFSFQQEYQISGIPRFILIDPQGNIVDANAPRPSDPRLKTLLESLGI
- a CDS encoding M64 family metallopeptidase → MKKIVLLTLLFLSTFVNAQTFDIETIFQSGPNDSRINVVILSDGYQSNELGQFVTDATNFSNALFAETPYKEYKNYFNVHAIKVPSNESGANHPGTGTNVSEPAHPIKSVDNYFGSTFDAFGNHRLLVSNNATVFNVLANNFPSYDIVLVLVNSPYYGGSGGEIAVASLDVNSNQIAIHELGHSFVKLLDEYYATDDYLLEGINTTQETDPTKIKWTNWINKNGVGIYPYGETGTAASWYRPHQNCKMRRLNQPLCSVCTEATIEQIHSMTSPIDTYSPQNTGPIDLSTPIDFTINTINPLPNTLAISWTLNGTVVNSEDYTVSISKEDLVSGNNQLLATIEDKSALLKVDNHETIHFATTLWNINSSTLSIDDISTNSFDIKLFPNPTQDILYFDITNNNENYNVFISAISGKQLIQKKINNISGNQNIRIGALPSGVYFINFTFENGLKISKKIIKE
- a CDS encoding LptF/LptG family permease; this encodes MKIIDWYILKRFLVTFLFTLLILIPIAIAIDISEKIDNFLEHKDLGFYQIVDEYYKNFIIYYANTFMPLALFIAVILFTSKLSNNTEIIAITNAKVSFTRLLYPYFVGATLITVVSLGMNHFVVPNSSKERKKFEREYVHSSRRNHELKYVKEFSLQLTDSTYIFIRSFDTESNAGYDFTSEVYDGIKMKSKLVSDRISYSKKDSTFILSNWRMRKIFKDRDSIFSGTKIDTVFNFTPKDLIYKSALAQEMPSNELLKFINVSKKRGVKNLNAYLVEFYKRTSLPIASYILTIIAVALAFRKRRGGTGVNLALGIGIMFLYVFIMKIAEVLGAVAGVNSLLYVWLPNIVFGCLAIYLYFYARK
- a CDS encoding NYN domain-containing protein; amino-acid sequence: MSQNNMNIAVLIDGDNIPSAHVKEMMEEIAKYGNPTIKRIYGDWTSPHLSKWKNLLLQNAITPIQQYAYTTGKNATDSAMIIDAMDILYSEKVNGFCLVSSDSDFTKLATRLREAGQQVIGIGEKKTPTPFIVACDKFIYIEIIRKQTEKKESISTKDNEKDNVDKITSKVIKLISTTINDLSDEEGWAFLGDVGSLLQKKQPNFDSRNYGFDKLTPLIKSIGKFELDQRENSKSRYKLIFVKNK